In one Neobacillus sp. CF12 genomic region, the following are encoded:
- a CDS encoding BsuPI-related putative proteinase inhibitor has translation MIKKLSLLVLAISLFSGCSTNQDLVDKPQSSSENSSEGEDSIKEVTTITDSPAKTPPKNDKGDIKDKPGISKESAEKMTPSISYQQEGKNVHFTFNVKNNLDQLFTFHFETAQQYDYTIKDRDGNVLRTYSKETKSPALPGEQPVKPGGSISYEVPVENLPPGSYVITFFLKAKEMQPKAGLEFVVE, from the coding sequence ATGATAAAAAAACTCAGCTTACTTGTGCTTGCTATATCACTATTTAGTGGTTGTTCGACGAACCAAGATTTAGTCGACAAACCACAATCAAGTTCCGAAAATTCTAGTGAAGGGGAGGACTCTATTAAAGAGGTAACCACCATAACAGATAGTCCAGCGAAAACGCCTCCGAAAAATGATAAAGGCGATATCAAAGATAAACCAGGAATTTCTAAAGAATCAGCAGAAAAAATGACTCCTAGTATTTCGTACCAGCAAGAGGGCAAAAATGTTCATTTTACTTTCAATGTGAAAAATAATTTGGATCAATTGTTTACATTCCACTTTGAAACGGCACAACAGTATGATTATACGATTAAAGATCGGGACGGAAATGTACTACGTACCTATTCAAAAGAGACAAAATCACCTGCTTTACCAGGTGAACAACCAGTAAAACCAGGAGGATCTATTTCATATGAAGTACCAGTTGAAAACTTACCGCCTGGCTCCTATGTCATCACCTTCTTTCTAAAGGCAAAAGAAATGCAGCCAAAAGCTGGCCTTGAATTTGTAGTGGAATAA
- the sleB gene encoding spore cortex-lytic enzyme: MQRKKFFKILLIMIFLTVTSLANSDQSKEIQAFSNQVLQQGSSGEDVIELQSRLAYNGFYKSKVDGVFGWNTYWAVRNFQDKFGLPVDGKVGAQTKAMLVKATKYEKKGNGSSTTANVPNGYSQNDIQLMANAVYGESRGEPYIGQVAVAAVILNRVQSASFPNTVAGVIYEPGAFTAVADGQINLTPNETAKKAVLDAVNGWDPTGNAIYYFNPDTATSSWIWSRPQIKKIGKHIFCK; encoded by the coding sequence GTGCAGAGGAAAAAGTTCTTTAAGATTCTGCTGATAATGATTTTTCTAACTGTAACATCTTTAGCCAATAGCGATCAGAGTAAAGAAATTCAAGCATTTTCCAACCAAGTACTCCAACAAGGATCCTCTGGGGAGGATGTGATTGAACTGCAATCCCGTCTTGCGTACAATGGCTTTTATAAGAGTAAGGTTGACGGTGTGTTTGGGTGGAATACATACTGGGCCGTTCGGAATTTTCAAGATAAGTTTGGTCTTCCCGTCGATGGGAAAGTTGGTGCACAAACGAAGGCAATGCTTGTTAAAGCAACAAAGTATGAAAAGAAGGGCAACGGGAGTAGTACGACTGCCAACGTTCCAAATGGCTATAGTCAAAACGATATCCAGTTGATGGCAAATGCAGTTTACGGAGAATCACGTGGTGAACCCTATATCGGTCAAGTCGCGGTGGCTGCAGTCATATTGAATCGCGTTCAAAGCGCCTCCTTTCCAAATACCGTAGCTGGAGTCATTTATGAGCCTGGAGCCTTCACCGCTGTTGCCGATGGACAAATTAACCTAACACCGAATGAAACAGCAAAAAAAGCTGTGCTCGATGCGGTAAATGGATGGGATCCAACCGGTAATGCCATTTATTATTTTAACCCTGATACGGCCACAAGCAGCTGGATTTGGAGCCGCCCCCAGATTAAGAAAATAGGTAAACATATATTTTGTAAATGA
- a CDS encoding helix-turn-helix transcriptional regulator — MSIGKVIYYHRRKQNKTQEQLCQGICSVTHLSKIENNVKEANKKTLQLLCERLQISIEEENKKSELVRHKLDLFYETMERLHQEKAAILYKELLEYKEYVHCTDMIYLYELYMLRYYLLLHDFSAFEESSRGIHNYISKFSPFEEYVWDLLQAIYYGKKEQFPQALLFLSRMENKAEEYLAKISEYHYFRSALHGHLCHYSLSIHYAYKALQVFQQTNNLVRLVHVKMILAINFIHIGEFDKGKELLVHILSDAEMLQDTETKALSLHNLGFLYYRKGNIEESLDYYSQALLHKEKNSASYYITISYLAEALISFSQNEKAAELLSEVLESIHDKNSPRFIELKILYLEAAGTKKSLIHYLIKHGLPIIQQHMNIDRGIKYLQMVAAYYEEKKDFVSANHYLHISNQHLKNLLTNIGSPVDLKSAVVRGK; from the coding sequence ATGTCCATTGGAAAAGTTATTTATTATCACCGAAGAAAGCAAAATAAAACACAGGAACAGCTTTGCCAGGGCATTTGCTCGGTAACACACTTAAGTAAAATTGAAAACAATGTAAAAGAAGCCAACAAAAAAACACTCCAGCTGCTTTGTGAAAGATTGCAGATTTCTATCGAGGAAGAAAACAAAAAGAGCGAGTTAGTAAGACATAAACTGGATCTGTTTTACGAGACAATGGAGCGGCTCCACCAAGAAAAAGCAGCCATATTATATAAAGAATTGCTGGAATACAAGGAATACGTACATTGTACAGATATGATCTATCTGTATGAATTATATATGCTGCGGTACTACCTGCTATTGCACGATTTTTCCGCATTTGAGGAGTCCTCTCGGGGCATTCATAATTATATCTCAAAGTTTTCTCCTTTTGAGGAATATGTCTGGGATTTGCTTCAAGCCATCTATTATGGAAAAAAAGAACAATTCCCCCAAGCCCTCCTCTTCCTATCACGTATGGAAAACAAAGCAGAAGAATATCTTGCAAAAATATCAGAGTATCATTATTTTCGCTCAGCCTTGCATGGTCATTTATGCCACTACTCTTTATCGATTCATTATGCGTATAAAGCTTTGCAAGTTTTTCAGCAAACAAACAATCTAGTAAGATTGGTTCACGTCAAAATGATTCTGGCTATTAATTTCATTCATATTGGTGAATTTGATAAAGGAAAAGAACTTCTTGTACATATTTTAAGTGATGCCGAGATGCTTCAGGATACAGAAACGAAGGCCCTTTCTTTACATAATCTCGGTTTTTTATATTACAGAAAAGGTAATATAGAAGAATCGTTGGACTATTATTCACAGGCCCTTTTGCACAAAGAAAAAAATTCTGCATCCTATTATATTACGATTTCTTATCTGGCCGAGGCACTTATTTCTTTTTCACAAAATGAGAAGGCTGCAGAGCTGTTATCTGAAGTATTAGAATCTATTCATGATAAAAATTCGCCGCGATTCATTGAATTAAAGATCCTTTATTTAGAAGCAGCCGGTACAAAAAAATCTCTTATTCACTATTTGATAAAGCATGGACTGCCTATTATTCAACAGCATATGAATATTGATCGAGGAATCAAATATCTTCAGATGGTTGCTGCCTATTATGAAGAAAAAAAGGATTTTGTTTCTGCCAATCATTATCTTCATATCTCCAATCAACATCTAAAAAATTTGCTTACCAACATTGGGTCACCCGTTGACCTAAAAAGTGCAGTGGTTCGAGGAAAATAA
- a CDS encoding S8 family serine peptidase, translating into MGNTKYKKYFSVMMTTALLAIPSLQAFADDPSNANGDKAAVTNLEGVNAKASIGKHVITLLTGDVVTVTELADGKSVINVEPAAAGGGARILTVDKDTYVIPDQAMPYLASGFLDQDLFNVTALIKDGYDDASQKTLPVIVQYSESKTRSGALPTPKGSKKTHVLESINGLALSTEKKDTKKFWQDITQKQQTAKTSKSILAPGIEKIWLDGRVEATLEQSVPQVGAPTAWDSGYDGSGVKVAVLDTGIDAEHPDIASQLVDSKSFVPNEDVRDYHAHGTHVASTVLGTGAASEGKNKGVAPGADLLVGKVLSNEGFGQDSWIIDGMEWAAQNAKIVNMSIGSNEPSDGTDPMAQAVNNLTAETGALFVIAAGNTGMEGINSPGSADSALTVGAVDKSDNLAWFSSKGPQNGVSGLKPDLTAPGVGILAARSQFSNGSGSYMTMDGTSMATPHVAGAAAILSQRHPDWTGVQLKDALMSTTKKLDHIKPFEGGTGRLDVASAAFGSVRATGSLDFGFFDWPHEGDSPVEKNITYINDGDQEVTLDLIASFSDGNGSTAPSGLITLSTDKVTVAPNSTAEVKVTVDPQLAALGTRYQGHISAALNGDTVVHTALAMVKEEEKYSLTINATDRNGQPALAYFNLVGPSGVPEFYAVDGTRELRLVPGTYSVLSMMDVDTDTDHRGVALVGDPEINLSGPQTVELDARKAEEIHVNVPNKTEANYRKLEYYRNTGGSSMNDIYVMPVWVDKMYAQPTKEVEKGEFTLATRWRLAEPMLTINFQGIELDDIPQAGSTLLKGVHNLAAVYAGKGAPEDYAGLDVKGKAVVVERSDEVSGQNRSAAALEAGAKLLITVNDKPQELSEWVGIENPDFSLSDTPLAVAGVSGTEGKKLVDAAKSGKLKLNVKGTPDSEFIYDLVDMHHGAIPNDLTYAPQTKDLVKIDTEYKSDRKAPGMEFRYDLLPHSFAGTGFMFQLSLPSVRTEWVSAQEGTSWYHQAGVYDAQWEVRQPKVSYKPGQKFAEEWFSPVVRPRLGDGFWAPYRDRNYFIINLPAWADSGNGHTGADMNYPGEQTIEFYRGDTLVRKANGQAIYSFVEQPEENTKYRIVTDASRNPERWDTSVRTHTEWEFWSKKEEEFRSALPLLSLDYKIDTDMNGDAIAGKSTQLGLSVHQIPGAPGNGVVEGAELEVSFDEGKTWEKVDLAADGNGWTATIKHPNKAGSNVSLRASAWDDAGSKITQEIIKAYGLR; encoded by the coding sequence ATGGGCAATACAAAGTATAAAAAGTATTTTTCCGTAATGATGACGACTGCTCTTCTAGCAATCCCATCCCTTCAAGCGTTTGCGGATGATCCGAGCAACGCAAATGGTGACAAAGCTGCCGTCACGAATCTGGAAGGTGTAAATGCAAAAGCAAGTATAGGAAAGCATGTCATTACGCTCCTTACTGGTGATGTTGTAACAGTGACAGAGCTTGCAGATGGAAAAAGTGTGATTAACGTGGAACCTGCCGCTGCTGGCGGTGGTGCAAGGATTTTGACAGTGGACAAAGATACATATGTCATTCCAGACCAAGCAATGCCTTATTTAGCTTCCGGTTTTTTAGATCAGGACTTATTTAATGTTACTGCACTCATTAAAGATGGGTATGACGATGCCTCTCAAAAGACGTTACCTGTTATCGTACAATATTCTGAATCAAAAACTCGTTCAGGTGCATTACCAACACCAAAAGGTTCTAAGAAGACACATGTACTTGAAAGTATTAATGGTTTGGCACTTTCGACAGAAAAAAAGGACACAAAAAAGTTTTGGCAGGACATTACGCAGAAGCAGCAGACTGCAAAAACCTCAAAATCCATATTAGCTCCTGGAATTGAGAAAATCTGGCTTGATGGTCGTGTGGAAGCCACACTTGAACAGAGTGTCCCACAGGTTGGAGCTCCAACCGCTTGGGATTCCGGTTACGACGGTAGTGGCGTAAAAGTAGCCGTACTTGATACAGGAATCGATGCAGAACATCCGGACATCGCAAGTCAACTAGTTGATTCAAAGAGCTTCGTTCCAAATGAAGATGTTCGTGACTATCATGCGCACGGTACCCATGTAGCTTCAACGGTACTTGGAACAGGCGCTGCCTCAGAAGGAAAGAATAAAGGGGTCGCTCCAGGTGCAGACCTGCTCGTCGGAAAAGTCCTTAGCAATGAAGGATTTGGCCAAGATTCTTGGATTATCGATGGGATGGAATGGGCTGCTCAAAATGCCAAAATTGTAAATATGAGTATAGGCAGCAACGAGCCAAGCGATGGAACCGACCCAATGGCTCAAGCCGTTAATAACTTAACTGCAGAGACAGGTGCTCTGTTTGTCATTGCTGCAGGTAATACGGGTATGGAAGGAATTAATTCCCCAGGATCTGCAGATTCTGCCCTTACAGTAGGTGCTGTTGACAAGTCTGATAATCTTGCCTGGTTCTCCTCTAAAGGACCACAAAATGGAGTTTCGGGATTAAAGCCTGACCTTACCGCACCTGGTGTAGGAATTCTAGCTGCCCGCTCTCAATTCAGTAATGGCAGCGGCTCTTATATGACAATGGACGGTACTTCAATGGCTACCCCACACGTTGCTGGAGCAGCCGCTATTCTCTCACAGCGTCATCCGGATTGGACAGGCGTACAGCTGAAAGATGCACTCATGAGTACGACTAAGAAACTCGATCATATTAAACCATTTGAGGGTGGAACGGGACGTCTCGACGTTGCTTCTGCTGCCTTTGGTTCGGTACGTGCGACAGGTTCACTCGATTTTGGATTCTTTGACTGGCCGCATGAAGGTGACAGTCCTGTAGAGAAAAACATTACGTACATCAATGACGGTGACCAGGAAGTGACACTGGATCTCATTGCTTCCTTTTCTGACGGCAATGGTTCTACAGCGCCTTCAGGATTGATAACACTTTCAACAGACAAAGTGACTGTGGCTCCTAATAGCACCGCTGAAGTAAAAGTGACAGTAGATCCTCAGCTTGCCGCTCTTGGCACTCGTTATCAGGGTCACATTTCAGCCGCTTTGAATGGGGATACTGTTGTCCATACTGCTTTAGCCATGGTAAAGGAAGAAGAGAAATATTCTCTTACCATCAACGCAACGGACCGTAACGGACAACCTGCCCTTGCCTACTTCAATCTTGTTGGTCCGAGCGGCGTTCCAGAGTTTTACGCTGTGGACGGCACGAGAGAACTAAGATTGGTGCCTGGCACCTATTCGGTTCTGAGTATGATGGATGTTGATACAGATACAGACCACAGGGGTGTTGCACTGGTTGGTGATCCAGAAATTAACCTGAGCGGTCCGCAAACTGTTGAACTGGATGCTCGTAAGGCAGAAGAAATTCATGTAAACGTTCCAAATAAAACAGAAGCAAATTATCGAAAATTGGAATATTACCGCAATACCGGCGGATCTAGTATGAATGATATCTACGTTATGCCGGTATGGGTGGATAAAATGTACGCACAGCCTACAAAAGAAGTAGAAAAAGGTGAATTCACCCTGGCTACACGCTGGCGCCTGGCTGAACCAATGCTTACAATCAACTTCCAAGGCATAGAGCTGGATGATATCCCTCAGGCAGGCAGTACCCTTCTAAAAGGTGTACACAATTTAGCTGCAGTCTATGCAGGGAAAGGTGCTCCGGAAGATTATGCTGGTCTTGATGTGAAAGGAAAAGCCGTTGTGGTGGAGCGCAGTGATGAAGTTTCAGGTCAAAACCGTTCCGCTGCAGCATTGGAGGCTGGGGCAAAACTTTTGATTACGGTAAACGATAAACCGCAAGAGCTTAGCGAATGGGTTGGTATTGAAAATCCTGATTTCTCACTTTCAGATACTCCACTAGCTGTAGCTGGCGTAAGCGGTACAGAGGGTAAAAAGCTCGTGGACGCAGCAAAGTCCGGAAAATTGAAATTAAACGTCAAGGGTACTCCTGACAGTGAATTCATTTATGACCTTGTAGATATGCATCATGGAGCAATACCAAACGATTTAACCTATGCACCACAAACGAAGGATCTTGTAAAAATCGATACAGAATATAAATCAGATCGTAAGGCACCAGGTATGGAGTTCCGCTACGATCTTCTGCCTCACAGTTTTGCAGGAACTGGCTTCATGTTCCAACTATCACTCCCTTCTGTACGTACCGAATGGGTATCTGCTCAAGAAGGCACATCCTGGTACCATCAGGCTGGTGTGTATGACGCACAATGGGAAGTACGTCAGCCAAAAGTGAGTTACAAGCCTGGTCAAAAGTTTGCGGAAGAATGGTTTTCACCAGTTGTCCGTCCTCGTCTTGGCGATGGATTCTGGGCACCTTACCGTGACCGCAACTACTTTATCATTAATCTTCCTGCGTGGGCGGATTCAGGTAATGGACACACAGGAGCAGACATGAATTATCCTGGAGAGCAAACGATCGAGTTTTATCGAGGAGATACGCTCGTGAGAAAAGCCAATGGACAGGCAATCTACTCTTTTGTAGAGCAGCCAGAGGAAAACACGAAGTATCGAATCGTAACGGACGCTTCTCGTAATCCAGAACGCTGGGATACATCCGTCCGTACCCATACCGAGTGGGAATTTTGGTCTAAAAAAGAAGAAGAATTCCGCTCTGCACTGCCGCTTCTATCACTGGATTATAAAATTGATACTGACATGAACGGAGATGCAATTGCGGGTAAATCAACTCAGCTTGGCTTGTCCGTGCATCAAATTCCGGGTGCCCCAGGAAACGGAGTAGTGGAAGGTGCTGAATTAGAAGTCTCCTTTGACGAAGGCAAGACTTGGGAAAAGGTAGATCTTGCTGCAGACGGCAATGGCTGGACGGCAACAATTAAACATCCAAACAAAGCTGGAAGTAATGTCTCGCTACGTGCAAGTGCCTGGGATGATGCAGGCAGCAAAATTACTCAAGAGATAATAAAAGCATATGGACTGAGATAA
- a CDS encoding NAD-dependent epimerase: MNIVVTGAAGFIGFHLSKRLLAENYHVIGVDNLNDYYDVRLKKDRLEFLERNKNFNFYKVDLADQDSVNAIFENHSISIVINLAAQAGVRYSLTHPHSYVHSNLVGFVNILEACRHYQVEHLVYASSSSVYGANTKTPFSTQDSVDHPVSIYAATKKANELMAHTYSHLFNIPTTGLRFFTVYGPWGRPDMAYFSFTKDIIEGNTIQVYNNGDMLRDFTYIDDIVEGIVKLLDHPPIPDTTRCLDPSTSHAPYKIYNIGNNSPVRLMDFINTLEKLIDHKAKIEFLPMQPGDVKETYADITDLQKEAGFSPATPLQIGLGHFVEWYMRYHLE; this comes from the coding sequence ATGAACATAGTAGTAACAGGTGCAGCAGGTTTTATTGGGTTCCATCTTTCTAAACGTTTGTTAGCTGAAAATTATCATGTAATCGGTGTGGACAACCTTAATGATTATTATGATGTTCGTTTAAAAAAGGATCGGCTAGAGTTCTTAGAGAGGAATAAGAATTTCAACTTTTATAAAGTTGATTTAGCGGACCAAGATTCAGTAAACGCAATTTTCGAGAACCATTCCATTTCAATTGTCATCAATTTAGCTGCTCAAGCAGGAGTCCGTTATAGTCTAACCCATCCACATTCCTATGTTCATTCTAATTTAGTAGGATTCGTAAATATTCTTGAGGCGTGCAGACATTATCAAGTGGAGCACTTAGTATACGCATCGTCGAGTTCGGTCTATGGTGCTAATACCAAAACCCCCTTCTCTACACAAGATTCTGTTGATCATCCAGTAAGTATCTATGCAGCGACGAAAAAAGCGAATGAATTAATGGCTCACACTTACAGCCATTTATTTAATATCCCTACCACCGGTCTTCGTTTCTTTACCGTGTATGGACCTTGGGGAAGACCCGATATGGCTTATTTTTCTTTTACCAAGGATATTATCGAAGGAAATACCATACAGGTATATAATAATGGCGATATGCTTAGAGACTTTACCTATATTGATGATATTGTCGAAGGAATCGTCAAATTACTTGATCATCCTCCAATACCTGATACCACCCGGTGCCTCGATCCAAGCACGAGTCATGCTCCTTACAAAATCTATAATATTGGCAACAATAGCCCTGTCAGATTAATGGATTTTATTAACACACTAGAAAAGCTAATTGACCACAAAGCCAAAATAGAGTTTCTCCCTATGCAGCCTGGGGACGTAAAAGAGACCTATGCCGATATTACTGATTTGCAGAAGGAAGCAGGTTTCTCTCCTGCTACTCCATTACAAATAGGGTTAGGGCATTTTGTAGAATGGTATATGAGATATCACCTAGAATGA
- a CDS encoding immune inhibitor A domain-containing protein — protein sequence MVDWKKVLGTSVLSASLVFSSFAPLLGNAPAASAKNYATKQSGVETTLPYLSQHVSGTFDVGIANREKVLASLIKQGIINKNASRAQQEKQLSAYLQKRAQKAEELSADQQNQKAVRGDIQKSAGLELKEAGTPDEKNQSVKASDKKVGPIVEEGWAGPVQTDQVLVLLIDFPDYKNSNITAEDDPVLLYDEYTKEHYEDMVFGDETYEGGNGEQFISMKEYYEQQSGGSYSIDGAVSDWYTAEHPAAYYGANDPAADDNDIRPRELIKEALVHASQDPTIDLSKFDIEDLMDLDGDGNYREPDGIIDHLMVVHAGTGEEAGGGAVVGADAIWSHSSALEEAPFIIPNTESKAQVPYWDGSLSAYAYTIQPEDGATGVFAHEYAHDLGLPDEYDTAYTADSVGAPTEYWTLMSAGSWAGLINGTEPTGFSPYDKEYLQNKWPESNWFKNVEYTLDEIINGEKIVNLDQASVKGTNADAVRISLPNKNTVVNTPTSGQFEYHSGSGNELDNSLTTTVDLTDAASAEFKFNAFYEIEEDWDYASVQVKDASGEWTAIQGTITTDTNPFGQNPGHGITGTSDGWEAASFDLSAYAGQVIDVKINYWTDPFVAMAGLYVDDIQVVVDGEVVAADDVEADESVFTSDGFTKTDGKKSTEHYYLVEWRNWAAADMALKQTTRGNSILSHDPGMVIWYVDNLYGDNWVGDHPGDGFLGVVDAHQKVARWSDDDSVVWGTRYQIQDAAFSLNATDDMFLDYSHLYGPGVGMKLDSQPAVPTFIDYNDYSTPELIYSGRNVPQYGLEISVLEQADDMSVGKIKISHDNHQANVQVNGLLDTYSSNEGHNSLNLTVVSDDETFGEEVTVTTDVVNAANEVVVSDVQTYTSDRTEKELAVNLTLPEDLSSGEYTLEVNVNAGETTVASYSKAFAVDMSAPVITLAGDNPLVITQNSTFEEPGYVAVDDVDLDVTAQVEVTGTVDVKTVGDYTLTYSVSDKAGNKTSVERTVTVKAPAAGGTGSDDGSDDGSDNGSDNGSTGGGSALPDTATNTYNIMLAGLLTFVLGVTFFVLQRRRKGLTE from the coding sequence ATGGTCGATTGGAAAAAGGTTCTTGGTACATCTGTATTATCTGCTAGTTTAGTATTTAGTTCCTTTGCTCCGTTGCTTGGAAATGCACCAGCAGCTAGCGCAAAGAATTATGCTACTAAACAAAGTGGAGTGGAAACAACACTACCATATCTTAGCCAACACGTTAGTGGTACATTCGATGTTGGTATTGCAAATAGAGAAAAGGTTCTTGCTTCATTGATTAAGCAAGGAATTATTAATAAGAATGCTTCTAGAGCACAACAAGAGAAGCAATTAAGTGCTTATCTTCAAAAGCGTGCTCAAAAAGCTGAAGAATTGTCAGCAGACCAGCAAAATCAAAAAGCTGTACGTGGTGACATTCAAAAATCAGCAGGTTTAGAATTGAAAGAAGCTGGCACTCCGGATGAAAAGAATCAGTCTGTTAAGGCTAGTGATAAAAAAGTAGGACCGATTGTAGAAGAGGGATGGGCTGGACCTGTTCAAACAGACCAAGTTCTTGTGCTATTAATCGATTTCCCAGACTACAAGAATAGTAATATTACAGCGGAAGATGATCCTGTTTTATTGTATGATGAATACACGAAAGAACACTATGAAGATATGGTTTTTGGCGATGAAACTTACGAAGGTGGAAATGGTGAACAATTCATTTCTATGAAAGAATATTATGAACAGCAATCAGGTGGAAGTTATTCCATTGATGGAGCAGTTTCCGATTGGTATACAGCGGAACATCCTGCTGCTTACTATGGAGCAAATGATCCAGCAGCGGATGATAATGATATTCGACCACGTGAATTAATAAAAGAAGCGTTGGTTCATGCTTCTCAAGATCCAACTATCGACTTAAGCAAGTTTGATATCGAAGATCTTATGGATTTAGATGGTGACGGAAATTACCGTGAACCAGATGGTATTATTGACCACTTAATGGTTGTTCACGCTGGTACAGGTGAAGAAGCAGGTGGTGGAGCAGTCGTTGGTGCTGATGCGATTTGGTCGCATAGTTCTGCTCTTGAGGAAGCCCCATTTATTATTCCTAATACTGAATCAAAAGCTCAAGTTCCATATTGGGATGGAAGTCTAAGTGCATACGCTTACACGATCCAGCCTGAAGATGGCGCAACAGGCGTATTTGCTCATGAATATGCTCATGACCTAGGTTTACCGGATGAATATGATACTGCCTATACAGCAGATAGTGTTGGAGCTCCAACTGAATATTGGACTTTAATGTCGGCTGGAAGCTGGGCTGGACTTATCAACGGAACTGAACCTACTGGATTCAGCCCGTATGACAAAGAATATCTCCAAAATAAATGGCCAGAATCTAACTGGTTCAAAAACGTAGAATACACGTTAGATGAAATTATCAATGGCGAAAAAATTGTAAACTTAGACCAAGCAAGTGTTAAAGGTACAAATGCTGACGCTGTAAGAATTTCATTACCTAATAAAAATACTGTAGTGAACACTCCAACTAGCGGTCAGTTTGAATATCACAGTGGAAGCGGTAATGAGTTAGATAACAGCCTGACTACTACTGTTGATTTAACAGATGCTGCAAGTGCTGAGTTTAAATTTAACGCTTTCTATGAAATTGAAGAAGATTGGGATTATGCTTCTGTTCAGGTAAAAGATGCTTCAGGAGAATGGACAGCTATTCAAGGTACAATTACCACTGATACAAATCCATTTGGACAAAACCCTGGACATGGTATCACAGGAACTTCAGATGGCTGGGAAGCTGCAAGCTTCGATTTATCAGCGTATGCAGGTCAAGTAATTGATGTGAAGATCAACTATTGGACAGATCCTTTCGTAGCAATGGCAGGTCTTTATGTAGATGATATCCAAGTAGTGGTTGATGGCGAAGTTGTGGCAGCAGATGACGTTGAAGCTGATGAATCTGTGTTCACTTCTGATGGTTTTACAAAAACAGATGGTAAGAAATCAACTGAACACTATTATTTAGTTGAGTGGAGAAACTGGGCTGCAGCTGACATGGCTTTAAAACAAACAACACGCGGGAACTCCATTCTTTCACATGATCCAGGTATGGTTATCTGGTATGTAGATAATTTATATGGCGATAACTGGGTTGGAGATCACCCTGGTGATGGATTCCTTGGAGTAGTTGACGCACACCAAAAGGTTGCTAGATGGTCTGATGATGATTCCGTTGTTTGGGGTACAAGATACCAAATTCAAGATGCTGCGTTCTCATTGAATGCAACAGATGATATGTTCCTGGATTATTCTCATCTTTATGGTCCTGGCGTGGGAATGAAGCTTGATTCTCAACCAGCTGTTCCAACATTTATTGATTATAATGATTATTCAACCCCAGAATTGATTTACTCTGGACGTAATGTACCACAATATGGATTAGAGATTAGTGTATTAGAACAAGCTGATGACATGAGTGTTGGTAAAATTAAAATTTCACATGATAATCACCAAGCTAATGTTCAAGTTAACGGTCTATTAGACACTTATTCTAGTAATGAAGGCCATAACTCATTAAATCTTACTGTTGTAAGTGATGATGAAACATTTGGCGAAGAAGTAACGGTAACTACTGATGTAGTTAACGCAGCTAACGAAGTAGTTGTATCTGATGTACAAACATATACTTCAGATCGTACTGAAAAAGAACTAGCTGTAAATCTTACACTTCCTGAGGATCTTTCTTCAGGTGAGTATACTCTAGAAGTTAATGTAAATGCTGGCGAAACAACTGTAGCTTCGTATTCTAAAGCATTCGCTGTAGATATGTCTGCTCCAGTCATTACATTAGCTGGCGATAATCCATTAGTGATTACACAAAACTCTACTTTTGAAGAGCCTGGATATGTAGCTGTGGATGATGTAGATTTAGACGTAACAGCTCAAGTAGAAGTTACAGGAACAGTGGATGTAAAAACTGTTGGTGACTATACATTAACGTACAGTGTTTCTGATAAAGCTGGCAATAAAACATCTGTTGAAAGAACCGTTACAGTGAAAGCACCAGCTGCCGGCGGAACTGGATCAGACGATGGATCAGATGATGGATCAGATAACGGTTCAGATAATGGTTCAACTGGCGGTGGTAGTGCACTTCCTGATACAGCAACCAATACATACAATATTATGTTAGCTGGTTTGCTTACTTTCGTACTTGGTGTAACATTCTTTGTTCTTCAAAGAAGAAGAAAAGGTTTAACTGAATAA